The sequence AGATGTTGCGGTTAATAAAGTTACACCTAAGCTTTTTGCTGATTTCCCTAATCCAATTTCTTTGATGAATGCGCCTTTAGATGAGGTCATGGATGACATACGAACGATTGGACTATATCGAAATAAGTCAAAAAATGCTAAAGCATGTGCCAGAATGATCGTAGAAGAGTACAATGGAGAAGTGCCTGATACTATGGCGCAACTTATTAAATTACCAGGTGTAGGACGAAAAACCGCCAACGTTGTCCTTGGAGAAGCGTTTGGCATCCCCTCGATTGCTGTGGATACCCATGTTGAAAGAATAGCGAAAAGACTGAGAATCTGTAAACAATCTGCTTCCGTCTCTGAAGTAGAAGAAACGCTTATGAAAAAAATTCCAAAAGAGCTATGGATTCAAACACACCATCGAATGATTTTTTTTGGGAGATATCACTGCTTGGCAAAATCTCCACATTGTCAAGGGTGCCCACTGTTCTATTTGTGCAAAGAGGGGCACAAGCGTTTGAACATTCAATAGTAAATGATTGAGGAAAAAAAGTCTGTAACATAACTTGAAGATTATGTTACAGACTTTTTTATTCGGAATAAACGTTGGAGCACAAGCTACTAATTCGGATATAAATTAAAATTAACAAAAAAGTGAAAAGAAATTCCTATGAATTTCTTTTCACTTTTTAAGAGTTAAACACTTCAACGCTAACCTTTGTTTAATGACCTGAGGTTGTTGGTGTTGTAGATTCCGAGGTTTGCTCAGCTGTAGAAGAAGAGGTCTCAGCTGGAGTTGTAGTGGTTTCAGTTGTTGTCTCAGTACTCGAACTAGTTGTTGTTGGCTCTATAGTTGTGCTTTGAGTTGTGTAAGTTGGCTCTTGGGTACTTGAGTAGTAATAACTTGTACTGCTAGAAGTCACTGGAACATGTCCTTTTACATAGAGTTCAGAACCATATTTTGTGACCGAATCCGGTTGCGTCCAATCCTGTGTTTCAAGATTTTGAGAGATATGGCTCATCATATACCGGTAAATGGACGAGGAAATCTTCGAATCAGCACTAGAGATCGACTCGTTATAGTTTTTATTTCCTGTCCAAACGCCAATCGCATAGTTGGTCGTATAGCCAACAAACGTACTATCTGGAGAGCCATTTTGGTCGCCGATGATTTGGACATCATCAGTATAGTTTGAAGTTCCAGTTTTACCGGCTTGGATTAAACCAGCAATTTGAGCATTTCTCCCAGTACCTTCAGCAATGACATCCTTTAACATATCCGTAATCATGTAGGCAGTAGACTCTTTCATCGCACGGACGCCTTTGGGCTCAAAATCTTCTTCTTGACCGTTAGGATAGACCACTTTATTGACATAATACGGAGTGTAATAAGTCCCACCGTTGGCGAACGCAGAATATGCCGCAGTTAGCTTTAAGGAAGAAAGCGCACCTTGAATCGCGCTTGATTTTTGCAGTCCGTCTTTATAGGTAATGCCCAATCCTTTTAAAAACTCTGAGGATTTATCTAGACCAACGGCCATTAATGTCTTGGCAGCGGGTACGTTTCTAGAATCAATTAAGGCATTGCGGATGGTCATTGTTCCTTTGTAGGCATGATCATAGTTATTTACAGAGATATCTGTTCCTTCAAACTTGTATGGTCCATCGTAAACGGTTGTTCCAGTAGAATAATTTAAATATTCAATTGCAGGCCCATAGTCCGTAATCGGTTTTACAGTGGAACCGGCATCACGTACGCTACTCGTTGCTAAATTGTCACCAAGCAAAACGCCATCAGCAACTTTTCTAGAACCGATTTGAGCTCGAACTTGTCCAGTCTTAACATCCATCATTGTAACAGCCGTTTGGAAGTTATCACTAGGGAAGTTTATGTATTCACTGCTGTTGACTAGGTTATACAGATAATTTTGTGCATCCATATCAATATTTGTATAGATGTTCATGCCATCTGTATAAGGATTTTTTTTCGTTTTCTTTTGGACTTCGGCAATCACTTCTTTAAGATAATTATCTACTACTTTGCGTGAGTCAGAGGTTGTTTTTTGTTCAACTACTCCGTCTGTGATAGGTGTATTTATTGCTTTATCATACTCAGTTTTTGTAATTTTTTTATCTTTATACATCTCAGAAAGGACAGTATCCCGTCTTTCTTTGGTTGCTTTTTGTTTTTTTGCATCTTTTAACGTTGGGTCATAATCAGATGGAGCTTGAGGCATCCCGGCGATTAAGGCTGTTTGTGCGAGCGATAGTTGACCGAGCTTTTTGTTGTAGTAAGTTTCAGCCGCAGTCTCCATACCATATAAACCATTGGACATATAAACTTTATTGATATAATAAGTCAAAATCTCATCTTTAGACTTTTTGCGTTCTAATTGAATAGAAAGCCAAGCTTCTTGGGCTTTTCTCTTAATTGTTTGATCTTGTTCTTTCGTTGAAAAGTAGGATAACTTGATTAGCTGTTGTGTCAAGGTACTTCCACCTTGAAGGTTTCCCCCTCGAACGTTAGAAAGAGTGGCTCCTAAAATTCGAATGGGGTCGACACCAATATGTTTATAAAAACGCTTATCCTCAATCGAAGTAATCGCATCTTTCAACTGCTGCGGGATTTCTGTAGGCGTAATCGTGCTTCGCTTTTTTTCTCCCAATTCTAGAATTAAATTTCCTTTGACATCGTACACTTTACTCGAACGTGTATCTTCAAGCTTGCTTTCTTTTAGCGCAGGTGCATCTTTTGCATAGTACCAAAATAGTCCCACACCACAAAGAAAGCAAACACATCCAGCAAAAATCAGAATCAATAAAGCTCTTAGAAAAAAGTTTCTTTTCGGCTTTTTAGATGCGGATTTGTTTTGTCGACTCTGTTGTATGTTTTTTGTATCAGCCATTTATGTGCTCCTTTAGTTTTAAAATATATTTGTCTACAGCCTCTAAGTAAGGAATTTGAGGAGCAATACCTAAATTTATCTCATAGGTACTACTTTCAAAAATTGTTAGCGGAATAGATTTTCTTTTTAATTTTTCTTGGTTATCCCAAAGTTCTAAAAGTAGGGATGCTTCTAGAAAGAAACAGCGCTTTAAAGACGAAAACCAAACTAAGACAAAACAGATTCCTTGTTGTTTGACGCATGAGCGCATATGTTCGATTTGATGCTCATGAAAATTATTTAAAGGAAAAGAGGTTTTGTTTTTGGTTGCTTTTGCTTCAAAATCAATATAATATCCTTGATAGACACCATTATAATCCGTTGTGGAAGGTTGTGTAAAATAAGCTTCCTTGATAACAGCTGCACTACGGTTGGGGTAGTCCACTTTGACGATTTGAACAGGCGTGGGCTTCTTATGAATAACGGCTATCTGCCTATCCAGAAAGTACTGGTTACTTTGATTGATGGCCTCTTCGAAAACCATCCCCCGATTAGCAAATTTTCCTTTCTTAATTGTAGCTAAGTCTTGCTTTTTTGAGTAGGTTGTTTCATTCTTAAAATAGGCTTGACCTTTTGGGTAATTAACACCCATGATTATCACACTCCTAGATTACATTATACCAAAAAAAGAAAGAAAAGGAATCATTATGAACGAGATAAAAAGACTTTATGTCACTGGATATCGAGATTTTGAGTTAAATATTTTTAAAGAAGATGATGCCAAAATTGCAATCATTAAGAAAGTTTTAAAAAACAGACTAGTTAATTATTTGGAGCAAGGGCTAGAGTGGGTTCTGGTTGCTGGAAATTTAGGGACTGAATATTGGGCAGCTGAAGTTGTCAATGAATTAAAAAGTAGTTATTCTAAGCTTCAAATTGCGACAATTTATCCTTTTGAAAATTTTGGCGAGCAGTGGGGCGAAAAAAACCAAGTGAAAAGGGCTTATTTTAAAGAAAAATCAGATTTTGTGACAGCTACCTCATATCATCCTTACAAAAACCCAGCTCAATTGAGGGCTCATACTCAGTTTCTCTTGTCTCATACCGATGGTAGCTTGCTTTTATATGATGCAGAATTTCCAGGTAAGTCTGGTTACTTTTCAGACGATGCACATAAGTTTAGTGAAAATAAAGCGTATATTTTAGAATATATAACAGTAGATGACTTGCAAAATTCGGTTGATTATGAAGAATAGAATTGCTTTTCCACAGTTTTTTGGTTACAATATATAGTAATGATGCGAAATTTACAAGTGAGGTGCACAAATGGCTAAATTAATTTATTCAGCAAAAGAAATATTGCAAAAAGAATTTAAATCAAAAATGCGTGGCTATGATCCAGTTGAAGTAGATGAATTTTTAGATAACGTCATTAAAGACTATGAAACGTACAATAAAGATCTCTTGGCATTGCAAGAAGAAAATCAACGGTTAATCGCCAAGGTTGATCAATTAACTAAAAGTCAAGCAACACTTTCGCGTATTCAACAAGATGTACCAAAAAATACAACTGTGACAAATTTTGATATTTTAAAAAGAATTTCTAACTTAGAAAAACATGTTTTTGGAAGTAAGTTAGATAACGATGATGAAATCTAAACAACGTTTATTTATTGTAGTTTTCGGGTAATTGCGGTCTAATATTGATTAGGCTGAGGAAAGTCCATGCTCGCACAGTCTGAGATGTCTGTAGTGTTCGTGCTTAGCGAAATCATAAGCTAAGGTATCTTTTTAATAAGATAACGGCAGAAAAAACAGCTAAAGTTTTTAAACCATGCTGGAGTATTCTTGAAAGTGCCACAGTGACGAAGTAATTTTAGAAATGAAATTAGTGGAACGCGGTAAACCCCTCGAGCGAGCAACCCAAACAATGGTAGGGGCACTCTTCTTAAGGAATTCAACGAGGAGAAGAGACAAGTAATTTGTAGATAGATAATTACCAGTCTTATTTTTGCCTGAAAAAATAAGACTACAGAACATGGCTTATAGAAAACTACAATTCATCAGGTATTGCCTTCCGTATTTTATGGAGGGATTTTTTTTGGAAAAACATACCCTAGAAAGGGGCTTAATTTATAATGAAAGAATTTAAATTAGTTGCTACAGCTGCAAGTGGCATGGAAGCTTTGGTCGGAAAAGAATTACGTGATTTAGGGATTGAATGCCAAGTTGAAAATGGAAAAGCAATTTTTCATGGAAAT is a genomic window of Vagococcus entomophilus containing:
- the recU gene encoding Holliday junction resolvase RecU translates to MGVNYPKGQAYFKNETTYSKKQDLATIKKGKFANRGMVFEEAINQSNQYFLDRQIAVIHKKPTPVQIVKVDYPNRSAAVIKEAYFTQPSTTDYNGVYQGYYIDFEAKATKNKTSFPLNNFHEHQIEHMRSCVKQQGICFVLVWFSSLKRCFFLEASLLLELWDNQEKLKRKSIPLTIFESSTYEINLGIAPQIPYLEAVDKYILKLKEHING
- a CDS encoding PBP1A family penicillin-binding protein, coding for MADTKNIQQSRQNKSASKKPKRNFFLRALLILIFAGCVCFLCGVGLFWYYAKDAPALKESKLEDTRSSKVYDVKGNLILELGEKKRSTITPTEIPQQLKDAITSIEDKRFYKHIGVDPIRILGATLSNVRGGNLQGGSTLTQQLIKLSYFSTKEQDQTIKRKAQEAWLSIQLERKKSKDEILTYYINKVYMSNGLYGMETAAETYYNKKLGQLSLAQTALIAGMPQAPSDYDPTLKDAKKQKATKERRDTVLSEMYKDKKITKTEYDKAINTPITDGVVEQKTTSDSRKVVDNYLKEVIAEVQKKTKKNPYTDGMNIYTNIDMDAQNYLYNLVNSSEYINFPSDNFQTAVTMMDVKTGQVRAQIGSRKVADGVLLGDNLATSSVRDAGSTVKPITDYGPAIEYLNYSTGTTVYDGPYKFEGTDISVNNYDHAYKGTMTIRNALIDSRNVPAAKTLMAVGLDKSSEFLKGLGITYKDGLQKSSAIQGALSSLKLTAAYSAFANGGTYYTPYYVNKVVYPNGQEEDFEPKGVRAMKESTAYMITDMLKDVIAEGTGRNAQIAGLIQAGKTGTSNYTDDVQIIGDQNGSPDSTFVGYTTNYAIGVWTGNKNYNESISSADSKISSSIYRYMMSHISQNLETQDWTQPDSVTKYGSELYVKGHVPVTSSSTSYYYSSTQEPTYTTQSTTIEPTTTSSSTETTTETTTTPAETSSSTAEQTSESTTPTTSGH
- the nth gene encoding endonuclease III; this encodes MLSKEKTLEAVGIMAEMFPTAHCELTYHTPFQLLIAVMLSAQTTDVAVNKVTPKLFADFPNPISLMNAPLDEVMDDIRTIGLYRNKSKNAKACARMIVEEYNGEVPDTMAQLIKLPGVGRKTANVVLGEAFGIPSIAVDTHVERIAKRLRICKQSASVSEVEETLMKKIPKELWIQTHHRMIFFGRYHCLAKSPHCQGCPLFYLCKEGHKRLNIQ
- a CDS encoding DUF1273 domain-containing protein, with product MNEIKRLYVTGYRDFELNIFKEDDAKIAIIKKVLKNRLVNYLEQGLEWVLVAGNLGTEYWAAEVVNELKSSYSKLQIATIYPFENFGEQWGEKNQVKRAYFKEKSDFVTATSYHPYKNPAQLRAHTQFLLSHTDGSLLLYDAEFPGKSGYFSDDAHKFSENKAYILEYITVDDLQNSVDYEE